In Ignavibacteriales bacterium, the following proteins share a genomic window:
- a CDS encoding TonB-dependent receptor, producing MKQLKKEIAYILLLTIVLTSLLWSGTTGKIAGTITDKANGESLIGANVVVVGTSFGAAADINGQYSILSVPPGTYKVQISFIGYETTVINDVRVYIDQTARIDVALGQQTINADEVVVVAERTTIKPDVATSVSAVSGKEIESLPVSNVVSAIGLQAGVRGGWSSNPIGAAQPTFARSSSSGRVSVQGGLSIRGGGGDNILFMVDGVTMRDPRNNEPTTEVSLSSVKEISVERGGFSAEYGQVRSGVINVVTREGARQGYFGSVQTRVSPPAPKYYRGTGILDILDPNSFVLRPYFDPAVCWTGTDNGAWDEWTKKKYPSFDGWNNISQQLNSDNNPNNDLTPMGAQRAFEYEIRKRQPNNQPDYDIDGGFGGPIPFVSEVLGNLRFFTSYRSTREMLLFPLTRPDYSDYDWSLQVNSDITSSMKLRVSATLGKQYTIENNWDYNGSYFYPRTPGDIAGVVGNNLMAIFSDYNFCLADIGKRSLSAKLTNAINSRTFYEISLENFRRDYNVRPTALRNTSQIDQILPGFTENGNPFGYYPINDYTDGVYIKGGSQFSRVRDFTVVNSTTLKADISSQINFQNLVKAGVEFLYNDLNFDYGQIADAGQPAEKYINRVQMRAFPVQASVYLQDKLEFKEFTVNAGLRLDYINSNTDWWNVDPYSSFFADTVMSTSFSKTKSTAQWQLSPRLGISHPISENAKLFFNYGHFKQVPQYESIFRIQRKNFQQMTSFGNPNIILAKTISYELGFDYVVFNDYLIQMAGFYNDITNQQGFTTYTGSAGFSYTEATSNNYQDVRGFELTIRKTTGRWWSGFVNYTYQVSTSGHFGSAQQFDDIGLQKSYDETTVNIYQDRPLPQPYARANLNLFSPQDFGPTIFGHNILGSIGLNIVLDWQDGPWTTWNPGDLSYVAYNVKAVDYFNTTLRVDKTVSIGKFRIQLFMDVNNLFNTLRLSNNPGGDQDYMKSLHFPKSKDYPNMVGDDKVGDYRTLGVEFQPMQNGVPFGSAGKARLIYYDNNDRSQTYGKYFEYMNNQWSQVDQNRIDKIISDKAYIDMPNASTYWFLDPRKIYFGLKLSFDFTD from the coding sequence ATGAAACAACTGAAGAAGGAGATCGCATACATTCTTCTGCTGACAATTGTATTGACATCTCTGCTATGGTCAGGAACAACAGGAAAGATCGCGGGCACGATAACGGATAAGGCAAATGGGGAATCCCTGATTGGAGCGAATGTTGTTGTTGTCGGGACATCGTTCGGTGCGGCGGCAGATATCAATGGTCAGTATTCCATTTTATCTGTTCCGCCGGGTACGTATAAGGTTCAAATCTCTTTCATCGGATATGAAACGACCGTCATCAATGATGTACGCGTCTATATAGATCAAACTGCACGGATAGATGTTGCTTTGGGACAGCAAACAATTAATGCAGACGAGGTCGTTGTTGTAGCCGAAAGAACCACCATTAAGCCAGATGTCGCCACCAGCGTTTCAGCGGTATCGGGCAAAGAAATTGAAAGCTTGCCTGTGAGTAACGTTGTGAGTGCTATTGGCTTGCAAGCTGGTGTTCGTGGAGGTTGGAGTTCCAACCCTATTGGCGCGGCGCAACCGACATTCGCCCGAAGCTCAAGTAGCGGAAGAGTGAGTGTTCAAGGGGGATTAAGTATCCGCGGCGGTGGAGGCGATAATATTCTTTTCATGGTGGATGGTGTTACCATGCGAGACCCCAGAAACAATGAACCAACAACTGAAGTATCGTTGAGTTCTGTGAAAGAAATTTCTGTGGAACGAGGTGGATTCAGTGCGGAATACGGTCAAGTTCGATCCGGTGTTATCAATGTCGTCACTCGAGAAGGAGCTAGACAAGGTTATTTCGGAAGTGTTCAGACACGGGTCAGTCCACCCGCACCGAAGTACTATCGAGGTACAGGGATTTTGGATATTCTCGATCCTAATTCTTTCGTCCTGCGTCCCTATTTCGATCCTGCCGTATGCTGGACAGGGACAGACAACGGAGCTTGGGATGAATGGACTAAAAAAAAGTATCCTTCGTTTGATGGTTGGAACAATATCTCGCAGCAGCTAAACTCGGATAATAATCCGAATAACGATTTAACACCTATGGGAGCGCAGCGGGCTTTTGAATACGAAATTCGTAAAAGACAACCTAACAATCAGCCGGATTATGACATCGATGGCGGGTTTGGCGGTCCGATTCCTTTCGTCAGTGAAGTACTTGGAAACCTTCGATTTTTCACTTCCTATCGTAGTACTCGCGAGATGCTGCTGTTCCCCCTAACGAGACCGGATTACAGTGATTACGATTGGTCGCTGCAAGTTAATTCTGATATTACATCTTCGATGAAACTTCGAGTTTCTGCCACTCTTGGAAAACAGTATACCATCGAAAATAACTGGGATTATAACGGTTCTTATTTTTATCCACGTACACCGGGTGATATTGCCGGTGTTGTTGGTAATAATTTGATGGCAATATTCTCCGATTACAACTTCTGTCTGGCTGATATCGGGAAACGATCTCTTTCTGCTAAACTGACGAATGCTATTAATTCCCGTACCTTCTATGAAATATCTTTAGAAAATTTCAGACGTGATTACAATGTACGCCCAACTGCATTACGAAATACATCGCAGATTGACCAGATTCTCCCGGGTTTTACCGAGAATGGGAATCCATTTGGTTATTATCCGATTAACGACTACACAGATGGTGTTTATATAAAGGGAGGTTCGCAATTCTCCAGAGTGCGAGATTTTACTGTTGTCAATTCGACTACTTTGAAAGCAGATATAAGTAGTCAAATCAATTTTCAAAACTTAGTAAAAGCCGGAGTTGAGTTTCTCTATAATGATCTCAACTTCGATTATGGACAAATAGCAGATGCCGGACAGCCTGCTGAAAAATACATAAACAGGGTTCAGATGCGTGCTTTCCCTGTCCAAGCATCTGTTTACTTGCAGGACAAACTTGAATTTAAAGAGTTTACTGTAAACGCCGGATTGCGTTTGGATTATATCAATTCAAATACCGATTGGTGGAATGTTGATCCTTATAGCTCTTTCTTTGCCGATACTGTGATGTCGACGTCATTTTCTAAAACAAAATCCACGGCACAGTGGCAATTAAGTCCTCGTTTGGGCATTTCACATCCCATATCAGAGAATGCAAAATTGTTTTTTAATTACGGCCATTTTAAACAAGTTCCTCAATATGAAAGCATATTCCGAATTCAGCGGAAAAATTTCCAACAAATGACGAGTTTTGGTAATCCCAATATTATTCTTGCTAAAACCATCTCTTATGAGTTGGGATTTGATTACGTCGTGTTTAATGATTACTTGATACAAATGGCTGGTTTTTACAACGATATAACGAACCAACAAGGTTTTACAACGTATACTGGCTCTGCTGGATTTTCTTATACCGAAGCTACTTCCAATAATTATCAAGATGTCCGCGGATTTGAATTGACCATTCGTAAAACTACCGGGCGCTGGTGGTCTGGTTTTGTCAATTACACTTATCAGGTTTCCACCTCAGGACATTTCGGTAGTGCACAGCAGTTTGACGATATAGGGCTACAAAAAAGCTATGACGAAACAACAGTCAATATATATCAAGATCGTCCACTTCCGCAACCTTATGCAAGAGCAAATCTTAATCTATTTTCACCGCAGGATTTTGGTCCAACAATATTTGGACACAATATTTTGGGTAGTATCGGATTAAATATTGTATTGGATTGGCAAGACGGTCCTTGGACCACTTGGAATCCCGGTGATCTCTCCTATGTAGCGTACAACGTAAAGGCAGTGGATTATTTCAATACAACTTTACGAGTGGATAAAACGGTGAGCATTGGAAAATTTAGAATTCAACTCTTTATGGATGTAAACAATCTCTTCAATACGCTCCGGCTAAGTAATAACCCTGGTGGAGACCAAGATTATATGAAATCATTGCATTTTCCAAAGAGTAAAGATTATCCCAATATGGTTGGAGATGATAAGGTAGGCGACTACCGTACGCTGGGCGTAGAGTTTCAACCTATGCAAAATGGCGTTCCCTTTGGCTCGGCTGGAAAAGCGCGATTAATATATTATGATAATAACGATAGAAGTCAAACATATGGTAAGTATTTTGAATACATGAACAATCAATGGTCCCAGGTCGACCAAAATCGGATCGATAAGATCATTTCAGATAAAGCTTACATTGATATGCCGAATGCTTCTACCTATTGGTTCTTGGATCCGCGAAAAATATATTTTGGTCTGAAACTATCTTTTGACTTCACCGATTAG
- a CDS encoding LacI family DNA-binding transcriptional regulator, with protein sequence MDKVTIGDVAKRAEVSIGTVSAVLNEKNTVKPETRKLVLNAMKELNYRPHGSARNLKNADTYSDSIGLLIRELDNPFYTAIALGVIEYARSKGYLVSIASSEGDHTFEEKIIKGFSGKDIKGAIIAPVLEGTAEIEHLFTLKMINFPFVLLENVKGIQANVVSIDNIKAMKEAIKYLMNNGHSKIVHFAGPTHASHTYERIDGFRRAYSESHFVFNSDMIISTGAHLIDGYKQCFAYFKDRSRKEYPTAIVCYNDLVALGVISALNEMHIKIPDEISIVGNDDIPFSKYIPVPLTTIRAPMLELGRKATEILIKNIESSMTLPIENVVFDAEFIVRQSTMALQPLNANPMKEKHLT encoded by the coding sequence GTGGACAAAGTGACAATCGGTGACGTTGCTAAACGAGCCGAAGTCTCCATAGGGACAGTATCGGCAGTACTGAATGAAAAGAATACCGTCAAGCCAGAAACAAGAAAACTTGTTCTGAACGCAATGAAGGAATTGAATTACCGACCTCATGGAAGCGCCCGAAATTTAAAAAACGCAGATACGTATTCAGACAGTATCGGCCTCCTCATCCGCGAATTGGATAATCCGTTTTATACAGCAATTGCATTGGGTGTCATTGAATATGCAAGAAGCAAAGGGTATTTAGTCAGCATTGCCAGTTCGGAAGGTGATCACACCTTTGAAGAAAAAATTATCAAAGGTTTTTCAGGAAAAGACATTAAAGGCGCTATTATTGCACCCGTGTTAGAAGGGACGGCTGAGATTGAGCATCTCTTCACTTTAAAGATGATCAATTTTCCATTCGTGCTTTTAGAAAATGTCAAAGGCATTCAAGCGAATGTTGTAAGCATAGACAATATAAAGGCGATGAAAGAAGCCATCAAATATTTGATGAACAACGGGCATTCAAAGATCGTGCACTTCGCTGGACCCACCCATGCTTCTCATACGTACGAAAGAATTGATGGATTTCGCCGGGCATATAGTGAAAGCCATTTTGTATTCAACAGCGATATGATCATTTCGACTGGAGCGCATCTTATCGATGGGTATAAACAATGTTTTGCATATTTCAAGGACAGAAGTCGAAAAGAGTATCCGACAGCAATTGTTTGTTACAACGATCTTGTTGCTCTCGGTGTTATATCAGCGTTGAATGAAATGCACATCAAGATACCGGATGAAATTTCTATCGTCGGTAATGACGATATTCCGTTTTCAAAGTACATTCCTGTACCACTAACAACTATTCGTGCCCCTATGCTGGAATTAGGCAGAAAAGCAACCGAAATTTTAATCAAGAATATAGAATCATCTATGACTTTGCCGATTGAAAATGTAGTTTTTGATGCCGAATTCATCGTGCGACAATCGACAATGGCGTTGCAGCCGTTAAACGCAAATCCAATGAAAGAAAAGCACTTAACCTAA
- a CDS encoding FGGY family carbohydrate kinase: MYTLGYDVGSSSVKATLLNLETGKVVASAFSPKNEMLITAHRIGWAEQEPLMWWENLKLATFEILSTSHIQKEGIIAIGISYQMHGLVIVDKNKQVIRPSIIWCDSRAVEIGKKAFKKIGAKKCLSSLMNSPGNFTASKLRWVKEHEPKLYDRIDKFMLPGDYIALQLTGEAVTTLSGLSEGILWDFKSNSIASFLLREYGIASDLIPHLVPTFGEQGRLNRTASQELGLPEGIPVTYRAGDQPNNALSLNVMEPGEIAATAGTSGVVYGVSETRKYDPASRVNSFAHVNHSSDAQRIGVLLCINGTGIANSWIRRMTGQQSLEYSQLNELASTAPVGSGGVIVLPFGNGAERMLENRDIGARIFNLHFNIHSQAHLVRAVQEGIAFAFNYGIDIMHGMKIKPKVIRAGFANLFLNSIFADTLAQTAEVSIELYSTNGAQGAARGAALGVKHFTSRQEAFKGLERLKIIEPQNSRSAAYQEYYQHWSSALQRTLQSKGQ; encoded by the coding sequence ATGTATACTCTCGGTTATGACGTTGGCAGTTCATCTGTCAAAGCGACCCTCCTCAATTTAGAGACAGGCAAAGTTGTCGCCAGTGCCTTCTCTCCAAAAAACGAAATGCTTATAACAGCCCATCGTATCGGTTGGGCCGAACAAGAACCACTGATGTGGTGGGAAAATTTAAAGCTTGCTACATTTGAGATTCTCTCTACTTCCCACATCCAAAAAGAGGGAATTATTGCAATCGGCATTTCTTATCAAATGCATGGACTTGTCATAGTCGATAAGAATAAACAGGTGATACGTCCCTCTATTATATGGTGCGACAGTAGAGCTGTGGAAATCGGTAAAAAAGCATTCAAAAAAATCGGCGCAAAAAAATGCCTTAGTTCACTGATGAATTCACCCGGTAATTTCACGGCCTCCAAACTTCGCTGGGTAAAAGAACATGAGCCCAAGCTCTATGATAGAATTGACAAATTTATGTTACCGGGCGATTACATAGCACTACAGTTGACCGGCGAAGCTGTGACAACACTTTCTGGTTTATCCGAGGGAATTCTTTGGGATTTTAAATCGAACTCCATCGCATCTTTTTTACTTCGAGAATACGGTATAGCATCCGATTTGATTCCACACCTTGTACCAACATTTGGAGAACAGGGCCGTCTCAACCGCACGGCATCGCAAGAACTTGGCTTGCCGGAAGGAATTCCTGTCACGTACCGTGCAGGTGACCAACCCAATAATGCACTCTCGTTGAACGTGATGGAACCGGGCGAAATCGCTGCAACGGCAGGGACATCCGGTGTTGTGTACGGCGTCAGTGAGACACGTAAGTACGATCCGGCATCACGTGTAAACTCATTTGCTCATGTCAACCACTCTTCAGATGCACAACGTATCGGAGTATTATTGTGTATCAACGGAACAGGAATCGCGAACAGTTGGATTCGTCGTATGACAGGGCAACAATCTTTAGAGTATTCTCAACTGAATGAACTAGCCTCGACTGCTCCCGTTGGATCCGGCGGAGTCATCGTCTTGCCTTTCGGCAATGGTGCAGAACGCATGCTGGAGAATCGCGATATCGGGGCGCGCATATTCAATCTCCATTTTAATATTCACTCTCAGGCTCATCTTGTGCGTGCCGTGCAGGAAGGAATTGCTTTTGCCTTCAACTACGGAATCGACATTATGCACGGTATGAAAATAAAACCAAAAGTTATTCGCGCCGGTTTTGCTAATCTTTTCCTCAATTCAATCTTCGCTGATACCCTGGCGCAAACAGCAGAAGTGAGTATTGAGCTGTACAGTACAAACGGTGCGCAAGGCGCAGCGCGTGGAGCCGCCTTAGGAGTAAAACATTTTACATCCAGACAAGAAGCATTTAAAGGACTTGAACGCCTAAAAATCATAGAACCGCAAAATTCCCGTTCGGCAGCATACCAAGAATACTATCAACACTGGTCATCTGCCTTACAACGAACTTTACAATCTAAAGGACAATAG
- the xylA gene encoding xylose isomerase: MSTKMTIGSKEYFPKIGKIFFEGSDSKNPMAFKYYDENKKVAGKTMKEYFRFAMAYWHTLCGTGGDPFGPGTKNFPWCEGSDILSRGKNKMDAAFEFLTKIGIPFYCFHDLDLIDEGNSIAEYEKNLNTITDYAKEKQKATGVKLLWGTANVFSNPRYMNGASTNPDFHVLCYAGTQVKNAIDATIKLGGEGYVFWGGREGYMSLLNTNMKREVEHLGKFLTIARDYGRKNGFKGCFYIEPKPMEPTKHQYDFDAATVIAFLKQYGLDKDFKLNIEVNHATLAGHTFQHDLQVCADAGLLGSIDANRGDYQNGWDTDQFPINIYELVEAMLVIVEAGGFKTGGINFDAKTRRNSTDLEDIFIAHIASMDAFARALLVTNDVLTKSPYKKMRAERYASFNSGKGADYEKGKLTLENLRNIAIANGEPKQISGKQELFETFINDYI, encoded by the coding sequence ATGAGCACAAAAATGACAATCGGCAGCAAAGAATACTTTCCGAAAATCGGCAAGATATTCTTTGAAGGATCTGATTCAAAAAATCCGATGGCATTTAAGTACTACGATGAAAATAAGAAGGTAGCCGGAAAAACGATGAAAGAATATTTTCGTTTTGCAATGGCTTACTGGCACACACTGTGTGGAACAGGTGGCGATCCTTTTGGTCCCGGTACAAAGAATTTTCCCTGGTGTGAAGGCAGTGATATTTTAAGCCGTGGAAAAAATAAGATGGATGCTGCTTTTGAATTTCTTACGAAAATCGGTATTCCTTTCTATTGCTTTCATGATCTAGATTTAATTGATGAAGGCAACAGTATTGCTGAATACGAAAAGAACCTTAACACTATCACAGATTATGCTAAAGAAAAACAAAAAGCTACAGGAGTTAAACTACTTTGGGGAACAGCAAATGTTTTCTCAAATCCGCGCTATATGAATGGTGCTTCTACTAATCCTGATTTTCATGTACTTTGTTATGCAGGTACACAGGTTAAAAATGCAATTGATGCTACTATTAAATTAGGTGGCGAAGGGTATGTATTCTGGGGTGGTCGTGAAGGTTATATGAGCCTTTTGAATACGAACATGAAACGTGAAGTTGAACATCTTGGAAAATTTTTAACCATTGCCCGTGACTACGGTCGCAAAAATGGTTTCAAAGGCTGTTTCTACATTGAACCCAAACCAATGGAACCAACCAAACATCAATATGACTTTGATGCAGCTACGGTCATTGCTTTCTTAAAACAATATGGCTTGGATAAAGATTTCAAATTGAATATTGAAGTGAACCATGCAACCTTAGCTGGACATACATTCCAGCATGACCTACAGGTATGCGCAGATGCCGGTTTACTTGGAAGTATTGATGCTAACCGTGGAGACTATCAGAACGGTTGGGATACCGACCAATTCCCTATCAATATATACGAATTGGTAGAAGCTATGCTTGTCATTGTTGAAGCAGGTGGTTTTAAAACCGGTGGTATCAATTTCGATGCTAAAACCCGTCGTAACTCTACCGATTTGGAAGATATTTTCATAGCTCATATTGCAAGTATGGATGCTTTTGCACGCGCTTTATTGGTCACCAACGACGTGCTTACCAAGTCGCCATATAAGAAAATGCGTGCTGAACGTTATGCTTCATTCAATTCAGGAAAAGGTGCCGATTATGAAAAAGGCAAACTTACTCTCGAAAACCTTCGCAACATAGCAATTGCCAATGGAGAACCAAAACAGATAAGCGGCAAACAAGAATTATTTGAGACCTTTATCAACGACTATATTTAA
- a CDS encoding galactose mutarotase yields the protein MIEKTLFGTLTDGREVNQYTLKNSTGICIKIINYGAIVTSIIVPDRNGRFENVILNYDSLQSYVSDHCCFGAIVGRYGNRIAKGQFQLNGNRFQLTINDGKNHLHGGIDGFNKKLWTGKIVEERSEPSLALTYISPDKEEGYPGTVTLTVTYTLTEKNELRIEYRGTTDQTTILNPTHHSYFNLSGSCRNTILDHALSIEADAITMVDHGLIPTGECLEVKNTPMDFRIPTAVGLHINERDQQLLLGNGYDHNWVLRNYNGKVRKVAEVYEQRSGRLLSVFTDQPGLQFYSGNFLKGAVRGKDGFIYENRTGLCLEAQCPPDSPNRPEFPSVVLKANDIYHQTTMYQFSTK from the coding sequence ATGATTGAAAAAACACTGTTTGGTACACTTACGGACGGCCGAGAAGTGAACCAATATACCTTGAAAAACAGCACTGGAATCTGTATTAAGATCATCAACTATGGAGCGATAGTCACTTCGATCATTGTGCCAGATCGGAATGGCAGGTTTGAGAATGTTATATTAAACTATGACTCCCTGCAAAGTTATGTGAGTGATCACTGTTGTTTTGGTGCAATCGTCGGTCGCTATGGAAACCGTATTGCGAAAGGCCAATTTCAGTTGAATGGAAATCGTTTTCAGTTGACAATCAACGATGGAAAGAACCACCTCCATGGAGGAATCGATGGATTTAATAAAAAACTTTGGACAGGGAAAATCGTTGAAGAGCGAAGTGAACCGTCTCTTGCGTTAACATACATCAGTCCTGATAAAGAAGAGGGTTACCCCGGAACAGTTACTCTCACGGTTACGTATACACTCACAGAGAAAAATGAATTACGCATTGAGTACCGTGGAACAACTGATCAAACAACCATACTCAATCCAACGCATCATTCCTATTTTAATTTGTCCGGTTCTTGCAGAAATACGATACTCGATCACGCGCTCAGCATCGAAGCTGATGCAATCACAATGGTGGACCATGGACTCATTCCAACTGGCGAATGCCTTGAGGTGAAGAATACACCAATGGATTTTCGCATTCCTACTGCTGTTGGGCTGCACATCAATGAGCGTGATCAGCAACTGCTGCTCGGAAACGGATATGATCACAATTGGGTTTTAAGAAACTACAACGGCAAGGTTCGAAAAGTTGCGGAAGTTTATGAACAACGAAGCGGACGCTTATTATCTGTTTTCACGGATCAACCGGGGCTTCAATTTTATTCCGGGAATTTTCTGAAAGGAGCGGTAAGAGGAAAAGACGGTTTTATCTATGAAAACAGAACGGGGCTTTGTTTGGAAGCTCAATGCCCTCCTGATTCTCCAAACAGACCTGAATTCCCGTCTGTTGTTTTAAAAGCAAACGATATATATCATCAAACAACAATGTATCAATTCTCAACCAAATAA
- a CDS encoding sodium:solute symporter, whose protein sequence is MEILGFIDWVVVGLYFLLIGGISVWSIRRKKDSPTDYFLANRNLGWFVIGASILASNVGSEHIVGLAGTGAKSGLAMGHYELHSWIVLMLGWVFVPFYMRSQVFTMPEFLERRYNEKTRWLLSIVQMLSYVIAKVSVTIFAGAVVFESFLGVDFWTGAIVLIVITGIYTIFGGLHAVMYTEALQAIILLGGSIILTISGLIQVGGWNTLVHSVTSDHLNMFRPLSDPDFPWLGIIFASPIVGIWYWCTDQHIVQRCLAGRDEQQARRGTIFAAYLKLLPFFIFLIPGLIAYALVNSGKIQLADSNQAFPTLVKTLLPVGLRGILAGGILAALMSSLASVYNACSTLFTLDIYKKIKPQTTDKELVKVGRITTAAVVVLGMVWIPMMKGISPVLYQYLQSVQSYLAPPIASVFLLGVFFKRINGTGALTTMVVGFIIGLLRIFLELIKDNLSGFLYAFATLNFLYFCIFLFVFSVCLLIVVSLLTAKPSDVQLNGLTYATTVAADKAKSRASWNITDLVLSLIVLVFIVAVFVYFSPLGIVH, encoded by the coding sequence ATGGAAATTCTTGGTTTCATCGATTGGGTTGTCGTTGGACTCTATTTTCTTCTTATCGGCGGTATATCGGTATGGTCGATCAGGCGAAAGAAAGATTCTCCAACTGATTATTTTTTAGCTAATCGCAATCTTGGTTGGTTTGTTATTGGCGCTTCTATTCTTGCATCCAATGTTGGTTCGGAACACATTGTAGGATTAGCCGGTACAGGAGCAAAATCCGGATTAGCGATGGGACATTATGAACTCCATTCTTGGATTGTTCTCATGCTGGGATGGGTGTTTGTCCCTTTCTATATGCGAAGCCAGGTCTTTACCATGCCGGAATTCTTGGAACGACGATATAACGAGAAGACTCGCTGGCTGCTCTCTATTGTACAAATGCTGAGTTATGTCATCGCAAAGGTTTCTGTGACCATCTTCGCAGGTGCCGTTGTATTCGAATCGTTTTTGGGAGTAGATTTTTGGACTGGTGCCATAGTTCTCATTGTCATTACCGGAATTTATACAATCTTTGGCGGGCTTCATGCCGTTATGTACACAGAAGCCCTGCAAGCAATTATTCTTTTAGGCGGTTCAATCATTCTAACCATATCCGGCCTTATTCAAGTTGGCGGATGGAACACTCTTGTGCACTCAGTAACATCCGATCATCTCAATATGTTTCGCCCGTTATCAGATCCGGATTTTCCATGGTTAGGAATTATCTTCGCTTCTCCCATTGTTGGTATCTGGTACTGGTGCACAGACCAGCACATTGTGCAGCGGTGCCTTGCAGGACGCGATGAACAACAAGCACGGAGAGGAACAATTTTTGCTGCATACTTAAAACTCCTTCCTTTTTTCATATTTTTGATTCCTGGATTAATAGCATACGCGTTAGTCAACAGCGGCAAAATTCAGCTTGCTGATTCCAACCAGGCATTTCCTACATTGGTAAAGACATTACTACCCGTAGGATTACGCGGCATTCTTGCCGGCGGTATTCTCGCAGCACTAATGAGCTCTCTCGCTTCAGTATATAACGCTTGCTCAACATTATTCACACTGGATATTTATAAAAAAATTAAACCACAGACCACTGATAAAGAATTGGTCAAAGTAGGACGTATAACCACTGCTGCCGTCGTTGTTTTAGGAATGGTCTGGATTCCAATGATGAAAGGAATTTCCCCCGTTCTGTATCAATATCTACAGAGTGTTCAATCGTATCTTGCTCCGCCTATCGCAAGCGTTTTTCTCCTTGGCGTATTTTTCAAACGGATCAACGGTACAGGTGCTTTAACCACGATGGTTGTCGGATTCATCATCGGCCTTCTTCGTATCTTTCTTGAACTCATCAAAGATAATCTGAGCGGGTTCCTGTATGCATTTGCAACACTTAACTTTCTTTATTTCTGCATTTTCCTTTTCGTCTTTTCTGTATGTCTCTTGATTGTCGTAAGTCTGCTCACAGCAAAACCGTCTGACGTACAGTTGAACGGGCTAACGTATGCGACAACCGTTGCAGCGGATAAGGCAAAATCTCGCGCCAGCTGGAATATAACGGATCTTGTTCTCTCGTTGATTGTTCTCGTTTTCATCGTCGCTGTGTTTGTTTATTTCTCGCCGTTGGGTATTGTACATTAA